A section of the Selenomonas sp. AB3002 genome encodes:
- a CDS encoding IS256 family transposase, producing the protein MSRKSRTPEEQARREKIRALLQESNVTSMEDIQNLFKETIAEFMENGLEAELDGSLGYGKYDYKNKETDNSRNGHSHKNLRTSFGDVEISVPRDRKGEFEPQLVKKNQTSISQDIEDKIVSMYAKGMSTSDIESHIQDIYGLSVSDTTISRITDKVLPLAREWQQRPLESLYAVVFMDAIHYHVRSEGQIVKKAVYIAIGINLEGHKDVLGMWVGENESAKFWAGVLNSMRNRGVEDILIACTDNLTGFSAAIEAVFPKTEVQNCIIHQLRNSSKYVSYKDLKELMADLKEVYAAPDEGSATAALERFSDRWDKKYPKISQSWRDNWANLSTYFKYPPELRRLIYTTNTIEGFNRQLRKVTKSKSVFPTDDSLLKMLYLAMIDITKKWTGRRQDWSIIHAQLAVYFEDRLPE; encoded by the coding sequence ATGAGCAGAAAATCACGCACCCCAGAAGAGCAGGCTCGCCGGGAGAAGATTCGGGCACTGTTGCAAGAAAGCAACGTCACCAGCATGGAGGACATCCAGAACTTGTTCAAGGAAACCATAGCTGAGTTCATGGAGAATGGCCTTGAGGCAGAGCTGGATGGCTCCCTTGGCTACGGTAAATATGACTACAAGAACAAGGAGACGGACAACAGCCGTAACGGTCACAGCCACAAGAATCTCCGCACCAGCTTTGGCGATGTTGAGATTTCAGTCCCCCGTGATCGCAAAGGCGAATTTGAGCCGCAGCTCGTCAAGAAGAATCAGACCAGCATCAGCCAGGACATTGAGGATAAGATAGTTTCCATGTATGCCAAGGGCATGTCTACCAGCGATATAGAAAGCCACATTCAGGATATCTATGGCCTTTCTGTTTCAGATACGACCATCAGCCGCATAACGGACAAGGTGCTTCCTCTCGCCAGGGAATGGCAGCAGCGGCCTCTGGAAAGCCTGTATGCCGTGGTATTTATGGATGCTATCCATTACCATGTGCGTAGTGAAGGCCAGATCGTCAAGAAAGCCGTCTACATTGCCATTGGCATCAACCTTGAGGGCCACAAGGACGTATTGGGCATGTGGGTAGGCGAAAACGAGAGTGCCAAATTCTGGGCCGGTGTTCTGAACAGCATGAGGAACCGTGGCGTAGAAGACATCCTCATTGCCTGTACCGACAACCTCACGGGCTTTTCCGCTGCAATAGAGGCAGTGTTTCCCAAGACAGAGGTGCAGAACTGCATAATCCACCAGCTCCGCAATTCCAGCAAGTACGTGAGCTACAAGGATTTGAAGGAGCTTATGGCTGACCTGAAAGAGGTTTACGCCGCTCCTGATGAAGGTTCTGCCACGGCAGCGCTGGAGCGTTTCTCCGACAGGTGGGACAAGAAATACCCCAAGATTTCCCAGTCCTGGCGCGACAACTGGGCGAATCTCAGCACCTATTTCAAGTACCCGCCTGAACTCAGGCGGCTTATCTATACCACCAATACCATAGAAGGTTTCAACCGCCAGCTCCGTAAGGTGACGAAGTCCAAGTCCGTATTCCCGACAGATGACAGTCTGCTGAAAATGCTCTATCTTGCCATGATAGATATAACGAAGAAATGGACAGGCCGTCGCCAGGATTGGAGCATCATCCATGCCCAGCTGGCAGTATACTTTGAAGACAGACTTCCGGAATAA